Proteins encoded within one genomic window of Polaribacter sp. NJDZ03:
- a CDS encoding efflux RND transporter periplasmic adaptor subunit, whose translation MKKYINIITVFTFLLFIVSCGSEEKKAAVDNSPAIKITVSKVAVNSNSPFLSVSGKIQASNSADLSTRMMGYVKKVHVNVGDKVKKGQLLISINNADLQAKKGQVNAGITQAKTAFNNAEKNYNRFKNLFESKSVTQKEMDDMTANYQMAKAGLESANQMKNEINAQFAYSNITAPFSGIVTSKNIESGDMANPGMPLISIETPKEFEVIAMVPETEISQIKKGITVNVLVKSMDKTLTGKVTEVSTSAKNTGGQYLVKINLDRTEVSILSGMFATVQFPVERKVKSELVLIPNEAIVTNGQLSGVYTVSESNTAMLRWLRLGRTYGNQVEVLSGLNADESYIVSGEGKLFNGAKVSVQ comes from the coding sequence ATGAAAAAATATATCAACATAATTACAGTATTCACTTTTTTACTATTTATAGTGAGTTGTGGAAGTGAAGAAAAAAAGGCAGCAGTAGATAATTCGCCTGCAATTAAAATTACGGTGAGTAAAGTTGCTGTAAACAGTAACAGTCCGTTTTTATCTGTAAGTGGAAAAATACAAGCATCTAATAGTGCAGATTTAAGCACCAGAATGATGGGGTACGTTAAAAAAGTACATGTTAATGTTGGCGATAAAGTTAAAAAAGGTCAGTTGTTAATATCTATTAATAATGCGGATTTACAAGCTAAAAAAGGACAAGTAAACGCAGGAATTACACAAGCTAAAACTGCTTTTAATAATGCAGAAAAGAATTACAATCGTTTTAAAAATTTATTTGAGAGTAAAAGTGTTACTCAAAAAGAAATGGATGACATGACTGCAAATTACCAAATGGCAAAAGCAGGTTTAGAATCTGCAAATCAAATGAAAAACGAAATTAATGCACAGTTTGCGTATTCTAACATAACGGCGCCTTTTAGTGGTATAGTTACAAGTAAAAATATTGAAAGTGGAGATATGGCAAACCCAGGAATGCCTTTAATTAGTATAGAAACTCCTAAGGAGTTTGAAGTAATTGCCATGGTTCCTGAGACAGAAATTTCGCAAATTAAAAAAGGAATAACTGTAAATGTTTTAGTGAAATCTATGGATAAAACATTAACAGGAAAAGTTACGGAAGTAAGTACTTCTGCTAAAAATACAGGTGGACAATATTTAGTGAAAATTAATTTAGATAGAACAGAGGTGTCTATTTTATCTGGGATGTTTGCTACAGTTCAGTTTCCAGTAGAAAGAAAAGTGAAATCGGAATTGGTTTTAATTCCTAATGAAGCAATTGTAACTAACGGTCAATTATCTGGGGTTTATACAGTAAGTGAAAGCAATACAGCAATGTTGCGTTGGTTACGTTTAGGAAGAACGTACGGAAATCAGGTTGAGGTTTTATCGGGTTTAAATGCTGATGAATCTTATATCGTTTCTGGTGAAGGGAAGTTGTTTAACGGAGCTAAAGTTAGTGTTCAGTAG
- a CDS encoding efflux RND transporter permease subunit gives MKEGLAGKIAKVFIGSKLTVLLMIVFMVVGVYASFLIPREEEPQIDVPMADIFVGYPGANPTEVESRVVKPLEKLISNIKGVEYVHSTSMNEKAMVIVQFYVGEDIERSFVKLYNEINKHMDQMPAGVTFPLVKTRAIDDVPMLGLTLWSENYSDYQLSQMAQELESEIKKVNDVSITHKIGGRNRQLRVVLDKDKLAASGLDFLSVSEMIKANNTQLISGSFDKNDTEFLVNTGKFLESVTDVENLVVGVQQNRPIYLKQIANIVDGPEIPQNYVSLGFGKGSEKSADYKSEYPAVTISVAKRKGADAMKISEVILTKVDHLRTTLIPDDVHVEITRNYGVTASHKVSELLWHLIGSIFAVTLVVMLAMGWRGGLVVFLSVPITFALTLLSYYMMDYTLNRITLFALVFVTGIVVDDSIIIAENMHRHFKMKRLPFKQAALYAINEVGNPTILATFTVIASVLPMAFVSGLMGPYMAPMPIGASISMILSLFVALTITPYLGYIFLIEKDKKGGVEKAEKTLEETFIYRIYNKFERPLLENGKLRWLFLGGTFVVLMATMVLFFTNSVAVKMLPFDNKNEFQVVIDMPEGTTLERTGVVAQEISQYLATRPEVVNYQNYIGTSAPITFNGLVRHYDLRGGSNMADIQVNLVDKGERSIQSHGIAKLLRPEIQRIAAKYNANVKLVEVPPGPPVLSTIVAEVYGPDYNEQMRIANDVQNILKNTADVVDVDWMVEADQKEYQFEINKEKAMLYGVAPQQIAYTMNMALSNRPVTNLYDENAVNQVGLLLTLDEKEKSTISDISQLKVKSKQGNMVPIADLVEIKETTAAKSIYRKNQKRVVYVTADMAGELESPAYAILGMEDKLKEIKLPEGFKLNEMYLGQPDFEDDYTVKWDGEWQITLEVFRDLGIAFLGAIILIYILIVGWFQNFKAPIVMMVAIPLSLIGIILGHWIMGAFFTATSFIGMIALAGIMVRNSVLLIDFINLRTDEGIPLKQACIEAGAVRTTPILLTAGTVVIGAFVILFDPIFQGLAISLMGGTIVSTVLTLLVVPLVYYMIEKKNYK, from the coding sequence ATGAAAGAAGGTTTAGCTGGAAAAATTGCAAAAGTCTTTATTGGATCGAAACTGACCGTGTTGCTAATGATCGTTTTTATGGTGGTTGGTGTGTATGCTTCGTTTTTGATTCCGAGGGAAGAAGAGCCGCAAATTGATGTGCCAATGGCAGATATTTTTGTGGGGTATCCGGGGGCGAATCCTACAGAAGTAGAAAGTAGAGTTGTAAAACCTTTAGAGAAATTAATTTCGAATATTAAGGGTGTGGAGTATGTGCATTCTACTTCTATGAACGAAAAAGCAATGGTAATTGTGCAATTTTACGTGGGCGAAGATATTGAGCGTTCTTTTGTGAAATTATACAACGAAATTAACAAACATATGGATCAAATGCCTGCGGGTGTTACGTTTCCGTTGGTTAAAACTCGTGCTATTGATGATGTGCCAATGTTGGGGTTAACGTTGTGGAGTGAAAACTATAGCGATTATCAATTAAGCCAAATGGCGCAAGAGTTAGAATCGGAAATTAAGAAGGTAAATGATGTTTCTATTACGCATAAAATTGGTGGAAGAAATCGTCAGTTACGTGTAGTTTTAGACAAAGATAAATTGGCCGCAAGCGGATTGGATTTCTTATCGGTTTCTGAAATGATAAAAGCCAATAATACCCAATTAATTTCTGGTAGTTTTGATAAAAATGATACCGAATTTTTAGTAAATACGGGTAAGTTTTTAGAGTCTGTAACAGATGTAGAGAATTTAGTGGTTGGGGTACAGCAGAACAGACCTATTTATTTAAAGCAAATTGCCAACATTGTTGATGGACCAGAAATCCCTCAAAATTATGTGTCTTTAGGTTTTGGAAAAGGGAGTGAAAAATCTGCAGATTACAAATCTGAATATCCTGCGGTTACCATTTCGGTAGCTAAAAGAAAAGGTGCAGATGCAATGAAAATTTCGGAAGTTATTTTAACAAAAGTAGACCATTTACGAACTACTTTAATTCCGGATGATGTACATGTAGAAATTACAAGAAATTACGGAGTAACAGCTTCTCATAAAGTATCTGAATTGTTGTGGCACTTGATTGGTTCTATCTTTGCAGTAACTTTGGTTGTGATGTTGGCAATGGGCTGGCGCGGTGGTTTAGTGGTGTTTTTATCTGTGCCGATTACGTTTGCTTTAACGTTGTTGAGTTACTATATGATGGATTATACACTAAACAGAATTACTTTATTTGCATTGGTGTTTGTAACGGGTATTGTGGTAGATGATTCCATTATTATTGCAGAAAATATGCACCGACATTTTAAGATGAAACGACTGCCTTTTAAACAAGCGGCTTTGTATGCGATTAATGAAGTTGGTAACCCAACAATATTAGCAACATTTACCGTAATTGCTTCTGTTTTACCAATGGCTTTTGTGTCTGGTTTAATGGGCCCTTATATGGCGCCAATGCCAATTGGAGCATCAATTTCAATGATTTTATCATTATTTGTAGCATTGACAATTACTCCTTATTTAGGGTATATTTTCTTAATTGAAAAAGATAAAAAAGGCGGTGTAGAAAAAGCAGAAAAAACTTTAGAGGAAACTTTTATTTATAGAATTTATAACAAGTTTGAAAGACCTTTGTTAGAAAACGGAAAGTTACGTTGGTTGTTTTTAGGTGGAACATTTGTGGTTTTAATGGCAACAATGGTATTGTTTTTCACCAATTCTGTAGCTGTAAAAATGTTACCTTTTGATAACAAAAATGAGTTTCAGGTAGTAATAGATATGCCAGAAGGAACTACTTTAGAAAGAACAGGCGTTGTAGCACAAGAAATTTCGCAATATTTAGCGACAAGACCAGAAGTGGTGAATTATCAGAATTATATAGGTACTTCTGCTCCGATTACTTTTAACGGTTTGGTACGTCATTACGATTTAAGAGGTGGATCTAATATGGCAGATATTCAAGTCAATTTGGTTGATAAGGGAGAACGAAGTATTCAGAGTCATGGAATTGCAAAATTATTAAGACCAGAAATACAACGAATTGCTGCAAAATATAATGCAAATGTAAAGTTGGTGGAAGTTCCACCAGGACCTCCAGTTTTATCTACCATTGTTGCTGAGGTGTATGGACCAGATTATAATGAGCAAATGAGAATTGCCAATGATGTTCAGAATATCCTAAAAAACACTGCAGATGTGGTAGATGTAGATTGGATGGTGGAAGCAGACCAAAAAGAATATCAATTTGAAATAAATAAAGAAAAAGCAATGTTATATGGTGTTGCGCCACAACAAATTGCGTACACCATGAATATGGCGTTGTCTAACAGACCTGTTACTAATTTGTATGATGAAAATGCCGTGAATCAAGTTGGTTTATTGTTGACTTTAGATGAAAAAGAAAAGTCTACTATTTCTGATATTTCTCAATTGAAAGTGAAATCTAAACAAGGTAACATGGTGCCTATTGCAGATTTGGTTGAAATTAAAGAAACTACAGCTGCAAAAAGCATTTATAGAAAAAATCAAAAACGTGTAGTTTATGTAACGGCTGATATGGCAGGAGAATTAGAAAGTCCGGCGTATGCTATTTTAGGAATGGAAGATAAGTTGAAAGAAATAAAACTTCCTGAAGGCTTTAAATTAAACGAAATGTATTTAGGTCAGCCAGATTTTGAAGATGATTATACTGTGAAATGGGATGGAGAATGGCAAATAACCTTAGAGGTTTTTAGAGATTTAGGAATCGCATTTTTAGGAGCAATTATCTTAATTTATATTTTAATTGTTGGATGGTTTCAGAACTTTAAAGCACCAATTGTAATGATGGTTGCAATTCCGTTATCATTAATAGGAATTATTTTAGGACACTGGATTATGGGTGCCTTTTTTACAGCAACGTCTTTTATTGGAATGATTGCTCTGGCAGGAATTATGGTTCGGAACTCGGTGTTGTTAATTGATTTTATCAACTTAAGAACAGATGAAGGCATTCCGTTAAAACAAGCTTGTATTGAGGCAGGAGCAGTAAGAACAACGCCAATTTTATTAACTGCAGGTACTGTTGTAATTGGGGCGTTTGTAATCTTATTTGATCCTATTTTTCAAGGACTAGCAATATCATTAATGGGAGGAACTATTGTTTCTACAGTATTAACCTTGTTGGTTGTGCCGTTGGTGTATTATATGATTGAAAAGAAAAATTATAAATAA
- a CDS encoding DUF2892 domain-containing protein, whose protein sequence is MLNKYFRVVVGVMVLLSVVLSVYVSPNWMWFTVFIGVNLIQSAFTKWCLLETILVKLGVKK, encoded by the coding sequence ATGTTAAACAAATATTTTAGAGTTGTAGTAGGAGTAATGGTTTTATTAAGTGTGGTGCTTTCTGTTTATGTGAGTCCTAATTGGATGTGGTTTACCGTATTTATAGGTGTAAATTTAATCCAATCTGCATTTACAAAATGGTGTTTGTTAGAAACCATTTTAGTGAAGTTGGGCGTCAAAAAATAA
- a CDS encoding YihY/virulence factor BrkB family protein — protein MIEKKEDTKRKKFNLKHLPELLITSAKSWFKDDPFNKAAIIAYYAILSLPALLIIIFNLVGSIWGKEIVEGQILNEISNAIGAETAETIKGMMLNDGGKKTSFFTTIIGIATLIYGSTGVFFQIQNILDSIWDAKPRFKNGVLETVFVRLKSFGFILIIVFLLLISLVLTSLLSTFGENLKNIISNEFVNSIFTLDIFISLASIYFVFAAMFKILPNANVPWRAVRIGALLTSILFVVGKYLLAIYFSELEPGSTYGAAGSIILIMLWVSYTSLILFYGAHFTRAYSTKYLLKQPEKIIE, from the coding sequence ATGATAGAAAAGAAAGAAGATACTAAAAGAAAAAAGTTTAACCTAAAACACTTACCCGAGTTATTAATAACGAGTGCTAAATCTTGGTTTAAAGATGATCCTTTTAATAAAGCTGCAATTATTGCTTATTATGCAATACTTTCTTTACCTGCACTTCTAATTATTATTTTTAACCTCGTTGGTTCTATTTGGGGTAAAGAAATTGTAGAAGGACAAATTTTAAACGAAATATCGAATGCTATTGGTGCTGAAACTGCAGAAACAATAAAAGGAATGATGCTTAATGATGGAGGTAAAAAAACGTCATTTTTTACAACAATAATTGGTATTGCAACTTTAATATACGGTTCTACTGGGGTGTTTTTTCAAATACAAAATATTTTAGATTCCATTTGGGACGCTAAACCTAGGTTTAAAAATGGTGTTTTAGAAACTGTTTTTGTTAGATTAAAAAGTTTTGGTTTTATCCTTATTATTGTTTTCTTACTTTTAATAAGTCTTGTATTAACTTCACTACTTAGTACTTTTGGAGAAAATTTAAAAAATATTATTTCCAATGAATTCGTGAATTCTATTTTTACTTTAGATATTTTTATTTCCTTAGCTTCTATTTATTTTGTTTTTGCTGCGATGTTTAAAATTCTACCAAATGCAAACGTACCATGGAGAGCTGTTAGAATTGGTGCATTGCTAACCTCAATTCTTTTTGTTGTTGGTAAATATTTACTTGCAATTTATTTTAGCGAACTAGAACCCGGTTCTACTTATGGTGCTGCAGGCTCTATAATTTTAATAATGCTGTGGGTTTCTTACACTAGCTTAATTCTCTTTTATGGGGCACACTTTACAAGAGCTTATTCAACAAAATATCTTTTAAAACAACCAGAAAAAATTATCGAATAA
- a CDS encoding outer membrane beta-barrel protein: MKKVLLLICLIFTCITYSQTKEFKITGTITSLEDNELLESATVHAERLKDSSIISYTITDAKGYFNVEGKTADSQIKLVVSYIGYKPYTKIINTKNQHVGNLNLELANALDAVVIRSSAPITIKKDTVEFNVKSFKTKKDANVEDLLKKLPGVEVDDEGGITVNGKSVNKILVNGKPFFGNDPTITTRNLTKDIIEKIQISDTKTNAQAFAGEDSDGENKTINLTIRKENNKGYFGKTAAGIGTDGRYEYAGMATRFKQSERIGLLAGGNNVNSPGFSFGNQRLQFGGNDRSFGGGQGIVTSNNYGLNYINDFGEKFELSSDYFYKNSESDNKTTRNRETFLADGTSFSTNSYNTSFNESDSHDASVDFEIEIDSTFRIDIESDFNADTNKNTYSSISESFNNSNTLTNDSNSNSIADSNRKKFDNEINITKMFGSRGAFLKVELTANVDKSETEDLVKSETNIYGDSPNQIVRDQFSDGNTDKTEIGSEVTYRIPIISKLLHFDVIYEYSNTNTIKKRSTFNLDENTNDYSDFSSLLSTDFKYQDNVKKPRAKLSFRNEKWSTSADIAYVNRTLKNTDFLRPETDLEREFNNLEYGLSLRFRKNKTSSFRLRYNFRNGTPSLYELQPFRDESNPLNIVTGNPELDPTKTHSLRFGLSNFNWQDRTGFWAFGNASITNDRVIANTVIDQNTLIRETTYANVDGFYSIQGGGSYSVTKKWEDLGSLKYEFMVFGNHNKNINFNNGVQYSSKATSISPRIGFDFMWDDVFEIRPSYSVSFNRNTYDIDSFSDKNFTSHDVLISTSTFLPKKLEWRNDVKYNFNPNIADGFQKSAWFWNTTLRYSILKDQGAVGIKVYDILNQNTNARRVATEDYIQDSSSTVLKQYAMLTFTWKFNSLGGEGKKFEPQRRGRHRG, translated from the coding sequence ATGAAGAAAGTTCTTTTACTCATCTGCTTAATTTTTACCTGTATCACCTATTCTCAAACTAAAGAATTTAAAATTACTGGTACAATAACATCTCTAGAAGATAATGAATTACTAGAATCTGCAACCGTACATGCAGAACGTTTAAAAGACAGCAGTATTATTTCTTATACAATAACCGACGCTAAAGGTTATTTTAATGTTGAAGGAAAAACAGCAGATAGCCAAATAAAATTAGTCGTTTCATATATTGGTTATAAACCGTACACAAAAATAATTAATACAAAAAACCAGCATGTTGGTAATTTAAACTTAGAACTAGCTAATGCATTAGATGCTGTTGTTATTAGATCTAGTGCTCCTATCACCATAAAAAAAGATACTGTAGAATTTAATGTAAAGTCTTTTAAAACTAAAAAGGATGCCAATGTAGAAGATCTGCTAAAAAAACTACCTGGCGTAGAGGTAGATGATGAAGGTGGCATTACCGTAAACGGAAAATCTGTTAATAAAATACTCGTTAACGGAAAACCTTTCTTTGGTAACGACCCAACAATTACCACCAGAAATCTTACAAAAGATATTATAGAAAAAATACAAATTTCAGATACAAAAACAAATGCACAAGCGTTTGCTGGTGAAGATTCTGATGGAGAAAACAAAACGATAAACCTTACTATTAGAAAAGAAAATAATAAGGGATATTTTGGTAAAACTGCAGCTGGTATAGGAACAGACGGCAGGTATGAATATGCAGGCATGGCAACGCGTTTTAAACAAAGTGAACGAATTGGACTTTTAGCTGGTGGAAATAATGTAAATTCTCCTGGTTTTAGTTTTGGAAATCAACGATTACAGTTTGGTGGAAATGATAGAAGTTTTGGAGGTGGCCAAGGTATTGTTACTTCTAACAATTATGGTCTAAACTACATAAATGATTTTGGAGAAAAATTTGAACTTTCTAGTGATTATTTCTATAAAAACAGTGAATCTGACAATAAAACAACTAGAAACAGAGAAACATTCTTAGCAGACGGTACAAGCTTTTCTACAAATTCTTACAACACTTCTTTTAATGAAAGCGATAGTCATGATGCAAGTGTAGATTTTGAGATTGAAATTGACAGTACTTTTAGAATTGATATAGAGTCTGATTTTAATGCAGATACAAACAAGAACACATACTCAAGTATCTCAGAAAGTTTTAATAATAGCAACACACTTACAAACGATTCTAACTCTAATTCTATTGCAGATTCTAATAGAAAAAAGTTTGATAATGAGATAAACATAACAAAGATGTTTGGTAGTAGAGGTGCATTTTTAAAAGTAGAATTGACAGCAAATGTAGATAAATCTGAAACTGAAGATTTGGTAAAATCAGAAACCAATATTTATGGAGATAGTCCAAATCAAATAGTAAGAGATCAATTTTCTGATGGTAATACAGACAAAACAGAAATAGGTAGTGAGGTTACCTATCGTATTCCAATCATCTCTAAACTTTTACACTTTGATGTTATTTATGAATACTCCAACACCAATACAATAAAGAAAAGAAGTACATTTAATCTTGATGAAAACACAAACGATTACTCAGATTTTAGTAGTTTATTAAGTACCGATTTTAAGTATCAAGATAATGTGAAAAAGCCACGTGCAAAGCTATCATTCAGAAATGAAAAATGGTCTACATCTGCAGACATCGCTTACGTAAACAGAACCCTAAAAAACACAGACTTTCTAAGACCAGAAACAGATTTAGAAAGAGAGTTTAACAATCTAGAATATGGATTAAGTCTCCGTTTTAGAAAAAACAAAACTAGTAGCTTTCGCCTTAGGTATAACTTTAGAAACGGAACTCCATCATTATATGAATTACAACCATTTAGAGATGAATCTAACCCTCTAAATATTGTAACAGGGAACCCAGAGTTAGACCCAACTAAAACACATAGCCTTCGTTTTGGGCTCTCTAATTTTAATTGGCAAGACAGAACAGGTTTTTGGGCTTTTGGTAATGCTTCTATAACAAACGATAGAGTAATTGCAAATACTGTAATAGACCAAAATACACTTATTAGAGAAACTACCTATGCCAACGTAGATGGTTTTTATAGTATACAAGGTGGTGGAAGTTATAGTGTAACCAAAAAATGGGAAGATTTAGGTAGTTTAAAATATGAATTTATGGTTTTTGGAAATCATAATAAAAATATTAACTTTAATAATGGTGTACAATATTCTAGTAAAGCAACGTCAATTTCTCCAAGAATTGGTTTTGATTTTATGTGGGATGATGTCTTTGAAATTAGACCGTCTTATTCTGTTTCATTTAACAGAAACACCTACGACATAGATAGTTTTAGTGATAAAAATTTTACAAGTCATGATGTTTTAATAAGCACCTCTACTTTTTTACCTAAAAAATTAGAATGGCGAAATGATGTTAAGTATAACTTTAATCCGAATATTGCAGACGGATTTCAAAAAAGTGCTTGGTTTTGGAATACCACTTTGCGTTATTCCATCTTAAAAGATCAAGGAGCCGTTGGTATAAAAGTGTATGATATTTTAAATCAGAATACAAATGCAAGAAGAGTAGCAACAGAAGATTATATTCAAGATTCTTCAAGTACCGTTTTAAAACAATATGCAATGTTAACCTTTACCTGGAAATTTAATAGTTTAGGAGGAGAAGGTAAAAAGTTTGAACCACAAAGAAGAGGAAGACATAGAGGATAA
- a CDS encoding SGNH/GDSL hydrolase family protein, with product MKNLYLLITAVCFLLFLSCASVSEIDAIIENEEIITVKDSVTDINNSDTIKHQAFKILALGDSYTIGQSVCNTCRFPEQLVGSLLIQTENKSTFPLKIIARTGWTTTNLINAIASEKISTDYNLVTLLIGVNNQYQNKSFSLYKEEFPKLVNMAIKAANSNMNNVIVVSIPDYAFTPFGQGNPTISSDIKKYNDFAKSYCAEKNITFLNITDITKMGLSNTALVANDGLHPSKLAYTKFVERLLPIALEKLAKQ from the coding sequence ATGAAGAACTTATACCTCCTTATTACTGCAGTCTGTTTTTTATTGTTTTTATCTTGTGCTAGCGTTTCAGAAATAGATGCTATCATAGAAAATGAAGAGATTATTACCGTAAAAGATAGTGTAACAGACATAAATAATTCTGATACAATAAAACACCAAGCTTTTAAAATTTTAGCGCTAGGAGATAGTTATACTATCGGACAAAGTGTTTGTAATACTTGTAGATTTCCTGAACAATTAGTAGGTTCTCTTTTAATACAAACCGAAAACAAAAGTACTTTTCCTTTAAAAATAATAGCAAGAACTGGCTGGACTACTACTAATTTAATTAACGCAATAGCATCAGAAAAAATTAGTACAGACTATAATTTAGTTACATTGTTAATTGGTGTCAATAATCAATATCAGAATAAATCGTTTTCCCTTTATAAAGAAGAATTTCCTAAATTGGTAAACATGGCTATAAAAGCGGCTAATAGTAATATGAATAATGTTATTGTTGTATCAATTCCCGACTATGCTTTTACACCTTTTGGACAAGGAAACCCTACTATTTCTAGTGATATTAAAAAATATAATGATTTTGCTAAATCTTACTGCGCAGAAAAAAACATTACTTTCTTAAACATTACAGACATTACAAAAATGGGGTTATCAAACACTGCTTTAGTTGCTAATGATGGTTTGCATCCTTCTAAATTAGCCTATACAAAATTTGTAGAAAGACTTTTACCAATTGCATTAGAAAAGTTAGCAAAACAGTAA
- a CDS encoding acyl-CoA dehydrogenase family protein produces the protein MKQDLFQAPDYYNLDDLLSEEHKLVRDAAREWVKRDVSPIIEEYAQKAEFPTQIISGLAEIGAFGPYIPEEYGGAGLDQISYGLIMQEIERGDSGVRSTASVQSSLVMYPIYKYGNEAQRKKYLPKLASGEWMGCFGLTEPNHGSNPSGMETKFKDMGDHYLLNGAKMWISNAPFAQVAVVWAKNEEGRIHGLLVERGMEGFTTPTTHNKWSLRASATGELIFDNVKVPKENLLPNKSGLGAPLGCLDSARFGIAWGAIGAAMDCYDTALRYCKEREQFGKPIGQFQLQQKKLAEMITEITKAQLLAWRLGTLRNEGKATSAQISMAKRNNVDMAITIAREARQMLGGMGITGEYSIMRHMMNLESVITYEGTHDIHLLITGLDVTGLSAFK, from the coding sequence ATGAAACAAGATCTTTTTCAAGCTCCAGATTATTATAATTTAGATGATTTATTATCCGAAGAACATAAACTAGTAAGAGATGCCGCTAGAGAATGGGTAAAACGAGACGTTTCTCCTATTATTGAAGAATATGCTCAAAAAGCAGAGTTTCCTACTCAGATTATTAGTGGTTTGGCAGAAATTGGTGCTTTTGGGCCTTATATTCCAGAAGAATATGGTGGCGCAGGCTTAGATCAAATTTCTTACGGATTGATAATGCAAGAAATAGAACGTGGAGATTCTGGAGTTCGCTCTACAGCTTCCGTACAATCTTCTTTAGTTATGTATCCTATTTATAAATATGGAAATGAAGCACAACGCAAGAAATATTTACCAAAGTTAGCTTCTGGTGAATGGATGGGCTGTTTTGGATTAACGGAACCAAACCACGGTTCTAATCCCTCTGGCATGGAAACAAAGTTTAAAGATATGGGAGATCATTATCTCTTAAATGGTGCTAAAATGTGGATTTCTAATGCGCCTTTTGCTCAAGTTGCCGTTGTTTGGGCTAAAAATGAAGAAGGTAGAATTCATGGTTTATTGGTAGAACGCGGAATGGAAGGTTTTACAACGCCTACTACACATAATAAATGGTCTTTACGTGCTTCTGCAACCGGAGAACTTATTTTTGATAACGTTAAAGTACCTAAAGAAAATTTATTACCTAATAAATCTGGATTAGGAGCGCCTTTAGGTTGTTTAGATTCGGCAAGATTCGGAATTGCTTGGGGCGCAATTGGTGCTGCCATGGATTGTTATGACACCGCTTTGCGTTATTGTAAAGAGCGCGAACAATTTGGCAAACCAATTGGTCAATTTCAATTGCAACAGAAAAAATTAGCAGAAATGATTACAGAAATCACCAAAGCACAATTATTAGCATGGAGATTGGGTACTTTAAGAAATGAAGGCAAAGCAACATCTGCTCAAATTTCTATGGCTAAACGAAACAATGTAGACATGGCAATTACCATTGCAAGAGAAGCAAGACAAATGTTAGGAGGAATGGGAATTACTGGCGAGTATTCTATTATGCGCCATATGATGAATTTAGAAAGTGTAATTACTTATGAAGGAACGCATGACATTCACTTATTAATTACAGGTTTAGACGTTACGGGTTTAAGCGCTTTTAAATAA
- the rnpA gene encoding ribonuclease P protein component: protein MISIKFVYMKHTLGKEERLKSKKLIEKLYMERNSVKAFPLRMIFLQTEHTSEFPAQVGVSVPKRNFKLAVDRNRIKRLMRESYRLQKEIVYNNIELPYVFMISYIGKDKCTYDEMYLKMEKLLTRFVSEINNKKNDEV, encoded by the coding sequence ATGATTTCTATTAAGTTTGTATACATGAAGCATACCTTAGGAAAAGAAGAGCGTTTAAAGAGTAAAAAGCTCATAGAAAAACTTTATATGGAGAGAAATTCTGTAAAGGCGTTTCCTCTTAGAATGATTTTTTTACAAACGGAGCATACCTCAGAATTCCCAGCTCAAGTGGGTGTTTCTGTTCCTAAACGTAATTTTAAACTAGCTGTAGATAGAAATAGAATTAAGCGATTAATGCGAGAATCTTATCGTTTACAAAAAGAAATTGTCTACAATAATATAGAGTTACCTTATGTTTTTATGATTTCGTATATTGGGAAAGATAAATGTACTTATGACGAGATGTACTTAAAAATGGAAAAGTTACTAACTCGGTTTGTGAGCGAAATAAATAATAAGAAAAATGACGAGGTTTAA